A genomic window from Marinobacter adhaerens HP15 includes:
- a CDS encoding type II secretion system F family protein, with product MVNPSLIAAIAIAGIAVSWLVFIAPSLSLRARARARLRRQSLALDEPANESAFYDLVFWLVETRLLEGDFKELEPSLDATGLTAFDSRKRYLASCWLLPVAAGCVAFPLMDFIAACVVLFLAFFVPRKAIRAAGLTAEKEQNREAIELCQMTRMLVEAGLSPERSLKLISHQARELMPRLIRRIDRFNRVMESGADRTVALDELGKNRNLTVLRNYVSLMKQSGTLGSKVAGGLDQIVEEAQHEERSNLKEETNKIGARMTVIMMVFMLPSLFLLIGGPAVLAIMDAFQR from the coding sequence GTGGTTAACCCGAGTTTGATCGCTGCGATTGCGATCGCTGGTATTGCGGTTTCTTGGCTGGTTTTTATTGCGCCCTCTCTAAGTCTTCGGGCCCGAGCTAGGGCGCGCTTACGTCGTCAGTCTTTGGCACTTGATGAGCCGGCAAATGAGTCTGCTTTTTACGACTTGGTGTTTTGGCTTGTCGAAACGAGGTTGTTGGAAGGTGACTTTAAGGAGCTTGAACCTTCGCTCGATGCCACCGGGTTGACTGCCTTCGATTCACGGAAACGGTACCTTGCCTCTTGTTGGCTTTTGCCCGTTGCTGCCGGGTGTGTTGCCTTTCCATTGATGGATTTTATTGCGGCATGCGTTGTCCTGTTTCTTGCCTTTTTTGTTCCGCGAAAAGCTATCCGCGCGGCAGGTTTGACGGCTGAAAAAGAGCAAAACCGCGAGGCGATAGAACTGTGTCAGATGACGCGCATGTTGGTCGAGGCAGGACTCAGTCCAGAACGATCTCTTAAATTGATTTCTCATCAAGCTAGAGAACTAATGCCACGCTTGATTCGCCGCATCGATCGATTCAACCGGGTTATGGAGAGCGGTGCTGATCGTACGGTAGCGCTGGATGAATTGGGGAAAAACCGAAACCTTACGGTGTTGAGAAACTATGTAAGCCTGATGAAGCAGTCTGGCACCCTGGGGTCGAAAGTCGCCGGCGGGTTGGATCAAATTGTGGAGGAGGCACAGCATGAGGAGCGGAGCAACCTCAAGGAGGAGACGAACAAGATCGGTGCGCGAATGACGGTGATTATGATGGTTTTTATGTTGCCTTCGCTTTTTCTTTTAATTGGTGGGCCAGCGGTTCTTGCCATTATGGACGCCTTTCAACGCTAA
- a CDS encoding P-loop NTPase family protein → MSETLICVADDVGLRVWLERVLDMEWELECVTSSDLSRVTRLTQATGARVVIIAVDENDATRSLKTFAAVQKACPRVRLVGLSQRISQDLLLDIMRTGARDCLITSQDSDSAVESIRKVWLSAEAESEPYTAYSTQRNITAVLGAAHTVDTRFFSQNFATEVCNQSDDANVLAIDTHATDNQTFYYDSLNRLTLKDLINRGDGFDRAFVETALEEYAPGLRLLSGQVTETELDGDAGADLFITITQLASLFDQVIIRIDQSATEEWLKAIGSDLGSIIIVTHQTVDQIQRTQALTKLIKTHVQGNCRVNVGIDGFEKRANLSIPDAEKTAGCDFRFALPLEWRYRLDSINAGVSMSALPYRTAYQKRLSQFVREHQRRKSAPKKKRLFGRVREEA, encoded by the coding sequence ATGAGTGAAACCTTGATCTGTGTTGCCGATGATGTCGGGCTGCGGGTATGGCTGGAGCGTGTACTGGACATGGAATGGGAGCTTGAATGCGTCACTTCCTCGGACCTGTCTCGAGTTACTCGTTTGACCCAAGCAACGGGGGCGCGGGTCGTAATCATTGCTGTCGATGAAAACGATGCCACTCGATCTCTGAAGACATTTGCGGCTGTGCAAAAAGCCTGTCCGAGAGTTCGCCTAGTTGGATTGTCTCAAAGGATCTCCCAAGACCTTTTGTTGGATATCATGAGAACAGGGGCAAGAGATTGTTTGATTACCTCGCAAGACTCGGATTCGGCTGTCGAGAGCATTAGGAAAGTTTGGCTCTCTGCCGAGGCTGAGTCAGAGCCGTATACTGCTTATTCAACCCAGCGTAATATCACCGCGGTTTTGGGGGCAGCCCATACGGTTGACACTCGCTTCTTTTCTCAGAACTTTGCCACCGAAGTCTGCAATCAATCCGACGATGCTAATGTCTTGGCCATTGATACCCATGCAACCGACAATCAGACGTTTTACTATGACAGTCTGAATCGCCTAACCCTCAAAGACCTCATTAATCGCGGCGATGGTTTTGATCGTGCTTTCGTCGAAACTGCTTTAGAGGAGTATGCGCCCGGATTGCGTTTGCTTTCTGGGCAAGTGACCGAAACCGAGCTGGACGGCGATGCCGGAGCCGATTTATTCATTACGATCACGCAGCTTGCCTCACTTTTCGATCAGGTGATTATAAGAATTGATCAGTCAGCAACAGAGGAATGGTTGAAAGCAATTGGGTCGGACCTTGGTTCGATTATAATCGTAACGCATCAAACAGTCGATCAAATCCAGCGGACCCAGGCGCTGACAAAGTTAATCAAAACGCACGTTCAAGGTAATTGCCGGGTGAACGTTGGTATAGATGGGTTTGAAAAACGAGCTAATCTCTCAATCCCGGACGCTGAGAAAACAGCGGGTTGTGACTTTCGGTTTGCGCTGCCATTGGAATGGCGGTACCGGTTAGATTCGATCAACGCGGGCGTGTCGATGAGTGCGTTGCCCTATCGAACAGCTTACCAAAAGAGGTTGTCTCAGTTTGTGCGGGAGCACCAGCGAAGAAAAAGCGCCCCAAAGAAAAAGCGTCTCTTTGGCCGTGTGCGGGAAGAGGCCTAA
- a CDS encoding GAF domain-containing SpoIIE family protein phosphatase: MIEQLDMILGNDWPYTAIAFVVVVLLIAMLLVYRRERRGQAYAFEKLAFSKTQLARQLHSSASDTRAMLDQASLVVMVFDRDAITLRFANRQALELFGCRTVSELSEMVLMRPDAWQPEPFTLIDFENWILRARIAGAEPREWLFTDAQGNGVWVEGTIGNTVFEGRAAQILTATNIHSFKIARSADQLRTRSLVGINNDLAIEQVLESLSKLISVRCMGAVGQFSLYDEQRGVLVNVGTSSFAMTLKECLPSVPATYGATSIGTAAHTKERVVCESVGSDHRWQGYTHLLMKLPFSSAWSEPVIGQNGRLLGVFTVFTPRPQRPDAEYIDTLSSIVSMAGLAIERKTWRESLESAASSEAFIRRLGVEIVNLPTGHTFVAGLTMLLQKVLHQYELGVVSLWERAVDKDDLLPIAQVSQSAGQLASASQTEFEGRHAVDSDTLRSSLGQGPYQYLMPDESVYQALNPGTDPKPVLALPLYSDADKNELIGVLVVQSQFFYVPQGIIEHLVVIGTIVRTALLNNRLVKTLSTTADLEKQQRHKLESELAVARSIQMSMVPGAGTFSECYKDWTIEAWLQPAKAVGGDLYEFIRLQNGKVLLAVGDVSDKGAPAALFMARTVSLLNYLARTHSGDLSTIAQLLNDELCRANDACMFVTLCLARLDIGTGDISWLNAGHSAPMHLGPSTGALYWEGDSGPPLGLYEDVTYSSNRATLFPQETLVIYSDGVTEAFNPQSEEFGDERLLQAGNSVSMSSGAPILLLKESLARFTGPAKQSDDITIMTIQHHGVGR, translated from the coding sequence ATGATCGAGCAGCTCGACATGATATTAGGCAATGATTGGCCCTACACCGCCATAGCGTTTGTGGTTGTAGTGTTGCTTATTGCTATGCTGTTAGTCTACCGGCGTGAGCGACGTGGGCAAGCGTATGCGTTTGAGAAGCTTGCGTTTTCTAAAACCCAATTGGCCCGCCAACTCCATTCGTCTGCCAGCGATACCAGGGCGATGCTTGATCAGGCTTCACTCGTCGTCATGGTGTTTGATCGGGACGCCATTACACTGCGCTTCGCCAACCGGCAGGCGCTAGAATTATTTGGCTGCAGAACCGTATCGGAGCTGTCGGAGATGGTGTTGATGCGTCCAGACGCTTGGCAGCCTGAGCCCTTCACGCTTATCGATTTCGAAAATTGGATCCTTCGTGCACGCATCGCAGGTGCGGAGCCAAGGGAGTGGCTATTCACGGATGCGCAAGGTAATGGCGTTTGGGTCGAGGGGACGATTGGTAATACTGTGTTCGAAGGTCGGGCAGCACAGATTCTTACAGCGACCAATATCCATAGTTTCAAAATAGCTCGATCAGCAGATCAGCTCAGAACGCGTTCGCTGGTCGGGATCAACAACGATCTGGCTATTGAGCAAGTACTCGAGAGCTTGTCTAAGTTAATCAGTGTGCGCTGTATGGGGGCGGTCGGGCAGTTCTCACTTTATGACGAGCAGCGCGGCGTGCTTGTGAACGTTGGGACCTCTTCCTTTGCTATGACGCTTAAAGAGTGTTTGCCGTCTGTCCCGGCGACCTACGGAGCGACCTCGATTGGTACCGCGGCGCACACGAAAGAGCGTGTAGTATGTGAGTCCGTAGGATCGGATCACCGATGGCAAGGCTATACACATCTCCTGATGAAACTACCTTTTTCGTCCGCATGGTCGGAACCGGTCATTGGTCAGAACGGCCGATTATTGGGTGTGTTTACTGTGTTCACTCCCCGTCCGCAACGCCCCGATGCGGAGTACATCGATACATTGTCCTCCATCGTGTCGATGGCTGGCTTGGCCATTGAGCGTAAAACATGGAGAGAGTCTCTGGAGTCAGCTGCATCCAGTGAGGCGTTTATTCGGCGCCTAGGTGTTGAAATTGTAAACTTGCCGACCGGGCATACTTTCGTTGCTGGTTTAACGATGCTGCTGCAAAAAGTGCTTCATCAGTACGAATTGGGTGTTGTGTCCTTATGGGAACGGGCGGTTGATAAGGACGATCTACTGCCGATTGCACAGGTCAGTCAGTCTGCGGGTCAGCTTGCTTCGGCATCCCAGACAGAGTTTGAAGGTAGACACGCAGTTGACAGTGATACACTCCGATCTTCTCTTGGACAGGGACCCTATCAGTATCTTATGCCAGATGAGTCAGTCTATCAGGCATTGAATCCTGGGACGGACCCGAAACCGGTGTTGGCCTTGCCACTATATTCCGACGCAGACAAGAATGAATTGATCGGTGTGCTGGTGGTTCAGTCCCAGTTCTTCTATGTACCGCAGGGCATCATAGAACATCTCGTAGTGATCGGAACGATCGTTCGAACCGCTCTGTTAAATAACCGCCTCGTGAAAACGCTGTCGACGACTGCGGATCTGGAAAAGCAGCAGAGACACAAACTGGAGTCGGAACTGGCGGTAGCCCGTTCTATTCAGATGTCGATGGTACCTGGCGCTGGGACATTTTCTGAATGTTACAAAGATTGGACTATCGAGGCTTGGCTTCAGCCGGCGAAGGCCGTTGGCGGGGACCTGTATGAGTTCATCCGTTTGCAAAATGGTAAGGTGCTGCTGGCCGTCGGCGATGTCTCTGACAAGGGAGCACCGGCAGCGTTGTTTATGGCACGGACTGTGAGTCTGTTAAATTATCTGGCGAGGACTCATTCTGGTGATCTGAGTACGATCGCGCAGTTGTTAAATGATGAACTATGCCGAGCGAACGACGCGTGTATGTTTGTCACATTGTGTTTGGCGCGTTTGGATATCGGAACCGGTGATATTTCTTGGTTAAATGCGGGCCATAGTGCGCCTATGCATTTGGGACCGTCGACGGGCGCTCTCTATTGGGAAGGCGATTCTGGGCCTCCGTTAGGTTTGTATGAAGATGTGACCTATAGCAGCAATCGTGCGACACTCTTCCCACAAGAAACGTTGGTGATATATAGCGACGGCGTTACCGAGGCGTTCAATCCGCAAAGCGAGGAATTCGGCGATGAGCGATTGCTTCAGGCTGGTAACAGCGTGTCAATGAGCTCAGGAGCCCCGATTTTACTACTTAAGGAATCGCTTGCTCGATTTACTGGACCGGCGAAACAGTCCGACGATATCACCATCATGACGATTCAACACCATGGCGTTGGGCGATGA
- a CDS encoding CpaF family protein — MGIRAEEDYQQLKKQIHNHVVERLDEEGVEVERVARQQLVAFIQSVVAQYIASHRIPMAAGELNQLSKEMVDEVAGFGPLEPLLADDRINDILVNGAEDVFVEVAGVLQKVQTRFIDNDHVLRIIRRILAPLGRRLDESSPMVDARLPDGSRVNAIIPPIALDGPSMSIRKFNTRHLNANELISSGSMTRECLDLLITLVETRRNLLVSGGTGTGKTTILNLLSQYVPRNERLVTIEDSAELQLNHPHIVRLETRPSNTEGTGRVSARDLIVNALRMRPDRVIVGEVRSGEIIELLQAMNTGHEGSMSTIHSNSAKDALIRIETLLAVNGYDAGEKAIGRLIGSSLDVVVQLVRLPNGRRHISEVMVLKPTSNDPYKMETLYRSDEFVELSSNAGEADG, encoded by the coding sequence ATGGGCATCCGGGCGGAAGAGGACTATCAGCAGCTAAAAAAGCAGATCCACAACCATGTCGTTGAGCGTTTGGATGAGGAAGGCGTTGAGGTGGAGCGAGTGGCCCGGCAGCAGCTTGTCGCGTTTATCCAATCGGTGGTTGCTCAGTATATTGCATCACATCGGATTCCAATGGCTGCCGGTGAACTGAACCAATTGAGTAAGGAAATGGTTGATGAGGTCGCCGGGTTCGGGCCTCTGGAGCCTCTTCTGGCTGACGATCGCATCAACGACATTCTGGTGAATGGCGCAGAGGACGTGTTTGTGGAAGTCGCGGGTGTTCTGCAAAAAGTCCAAACTCGATTTATCGATAATGATCATGTTTTGCGCATCATTCGGAGGATTCTCGCGCCTCTTGGACGCCGTTTGGATGAAAGCAGTCCGATGGTCGACGCTCGTCTTCCTGATGGTTCACGGGTAAACGCGATTATCCCACCCATTGCATTGGATGGCCCGTCTATGTCCATCCGCAAATTTAACACACGGCACCTTAACGCTAACGAGCTAATCAGCTCCGGGAGCATGACTCGAGAGTGTCTTGATCTGTTGATTACTTTGGTTGAGACCCGTCGGAATCTTCTAGTAAGTGGCGGCACGGGCACTGGTAAAACGACGATTTTAAACCTCTTGAGCCAGTATGTGCCGCGTAATGAGCGGCTGGTAACGATTGAAGATTCAGCAGAGTTGCAATTGAACCACCCACATATCGTCAGACTCGAAACAAGACCTTCGAATACCGAAGGAACCGGGCGCGTGAGTGCCAGAGATCTGATTGTCAACGCGCTCAGGATGAGACCTGATCGCGTCATTGTTGGCGAGGTGCGTTCTGGTGAGATTATCGAGTTATTGCAGGCGATGAACACCGGGCATGAAGGCTCTATGAGCACAATACACTCAAATTCGGCGAAAGACGCTCTCATTCGGATTGAGACGCTGTTGGCTGTGAATGGCTACGACGCCGGAGAGAAAGCAATCGGCCGTCTGATCGGCTCGTCGCTCGATGTAGTGGTACAGCTGGTGCGGCTTCCTAATGGAAGGCGGCATATCAGTGAAGTGATGGTATTAAAACCCACATCAAACGATCCCTACAAGATGGAGACGTTGTATCGATCCGATGAGTTTGTCGAACTGTCGAGCAATGCAGGGGAGGCCGACGGGTGA
- a CDS encoding STAS domain-containing protein — translation MALTIDFKQTSDETLSMALQGSLDSDTAPELDSAFTESIGPSTKVVALNMAGVTFISSAGLRVIFKTLKLMKSRGGQVTVTQMTKGVRKVFEIVKVMPDLTVFASQAEMDEYLSEIQRREA, via the coding sequence ATGGCGCTGACAATTGACTTTAAACAAACGTCGGACGAGACTTTGAGTATGGCCCTTCAAGGCTCGCTGGACAGCGATACAGCTCCCGAGCTTGACTCTGCTTTCACAGAGTCGATTGGCCCCTCAACAAAGGTTGTTGCGTTGAACATGGCGGGTGTGACGTTTATCAGCTCTGCTGGTTTGCGGGTCATATTCAAAACACTGAAGCTCATGAAATCCAGGGGTGGGCAAGTGACCGTGACGCAGATGACAAAAGGTGTCCGGAAAGTTTTTGAAATTGTTAAAGTGATGCCCGATTTGACCGTCTTTGCGAGTCAGGCGGAAATGGACGAGTATTTGTCCGAAATCCAAAGACGCGAAGCGTAG
- a CDS encoding type II secretion system F family protein, whose product MSVQLLWLLSLALGVLGIAVILLQLVVGQVLSLSFLKKRTYARLEEDGSAEEPSSSSSKSGLLENLLLRANVKLSPRKAAFLAVLAVIGLLMIGMTRGWIEAGAGLFFIVTAAVTWWRVTFERQRRQIFEELPSILDGMIRSISVGRSVEQSVVAAFSDGSPVFDPLIFRLKNAVGQGRDYTRVIDEFAALYQIPDLVQVAIAFRTSSRFGSSLRPVLMEVAKAIRSRQDLRREFMAATAETRFTAVAFAIIPPGLAAYMVILNDGFSAQLLDTNAGQTLLWMSGILQLIGIVFIWRLIQGVGRG is encoded by the coding sequence GTGAGTGTACAGCTTTTATGGCTTTTATCCCTGGCGCTTGGCGTCCTTGGCATTGCCGTTATTCTGCTACAACTTGTAGTCGGCCAGGTTTTGTCGCTAAGTTTTCTGAAAAAGCGAACTTATGCGCGTTTGGAGGAGGACGGATCAGCAGAAGAGCCGTCGTCATCCTCCTCGAAAAGCGGCCTTTTGGAGAACCTGTTATTAAGAGCCAATGTGAAGCTGAGTCCGCGAAAAGCTGCCTTTCTTGCTGTGCTAGCGGTCATTGGACTGTTGATGATCGGTATGACCAGAGGCTGGATTGAGGCTGGCGCAGGCTTGTTTTTCATCGTGACCGCCGCCGTCACTTGGTGGCGGGTAACCTTTGAGCGACAGAGACGCCAAATTTTTGAGGAATTGCCGTCCATTTTAGACGGAATGATTCGGTCTATTTCCGTTGGCCGATCTGTAGAACAAAGCGTTGTTGCGGCGTTTAGCGACGGATCGCCGGTGTTTGATCCTCTAATCTTTCGGCTCAAAAACGCGGTGGGGCAAGGGCGAGACTATACCAGGGTGATTGATGAGTTCGCGGCTTTATACCAAATACCGGATCTGGTTCAGGTTGCCATTGCGTTTCGAACATCGTCTCGTTTTGGCTCGTCATTGAGGCCTGTATTGATGGAGGTCGCGAAGGCCATTCGTTCCCGTCAGGATTTGCGTCGAGAGTTCATGGCAGCGACTGCGGAAACGCGGTTCACCGCAGTAGCGTTTGCGATTATTCCCCCCGGTTTGGCCGCTTACATGGTTATTTTAAACGATGGGTTTTCAGCGCAGTTGTTGGACACCAACGCGGGTCAGACCCTGCTGTGGATGTCTGGTATCCTGCAGCTGATTGGCATTGTGTTCATTTGGCGACTCATACAAGGGGTTGGGCGTGGTTAA
- a CDS encoding ATP-binding protein, with protein MRIKVVPEDGFGDIVDRLTGGLGNSLVENERYADYLVVLDEFYANLKSYVAPKADRFFWMVDTDIAPGEIRVKVEYPGACFDPTQAGMISEQSIETRPIGGLGLAIISALSDTMTYHYERGWNVIRLQLNCVQNTEDKD; from the coding sequence ATGAGAATAAAAGTTGTGCCTGAAGATGGGTTTGGTGACATTGTCGATCGGTTGACGGGCGGCCTCGGGAATTCGTTGGTAGAAAATGAGCGCTATGCCGATTACCTTGTTGTGCTGGACGAGTTCTACGCAAATCTAAAATCCTATGTTGCCCCGAAAGCAGATCGGTTTTTTTGGATGGTTGACACCGATATTGCGCCGGGTGAGATTCGGGTCAAGGTCGAATACCCTGGGGCATGTTTTGATCCTACGCAAGCGGGAATGATTTCTGAGCAATCGATTGAGACTCGGCCCATTGGCGGGTTGGGTCTGGCAATCATCTCAGCGTTGAGTGATACGATGACGTATCATTATGAGAGAGGATGGAACGTGATAAGACTCCAGCTAAACTGTGTGCAAAATACCGAGGATAAGGACTGA
- a CDS encoding tetratricopeptide repeat protein, with protein sequence MEKINNDTRFFSRLWTVVWGSLFGLMLTGCAAFSAQEPSVDAGQSSDMIISCSDVIQPEHQVELDAIDGLIESRRYYAGLAKLESLSFDTQAHWLRWAQLLGQVDQLAHSEKIFRAVAGECGSYKAYHGLGVVYVKQQKLDRAVEILSTAKDLAPADASVRNDYGYALMRIGRYDRAAFELRTAFELSEGNASSRQNMIAAYYLVGGDASLSNLQREVGMTDDQIQRGRALARTLLEEAP encoded by the coding sequence ATGGAAAAGATAAACAACGACACAAGGTTTTTTAGCCGGCTCTGGACGGTCGTTTGGGGCTCGCTGTTTGGACTGATGCTCACTGGCTGCGCAGCGTTTTCGGCACAGGAGCCTTCTGTAGACGCAGGGCAATCCAGTGACATGATCATTTCGTGTTCAGATGTTATTCAGCCTGAGCACCAGGTAGAACTGGACGCCATTGATGGTTTGATCGAGAGCAGGCGCTACTACGCTGGGCTTGCGAAACTCGAATCGCTTTCTTTCGATACGCAGGCGCACTGGCTTCGCTGGGCGCAACTGCTTGGGCAGGTAGATCAGCTGGCGCATTCTGAGAAAATTTTCAGGGCTGTGGCGGGCGAATGTGGATCTTATAAGGCATACCACGGACTCGGAGTGGTGTACGTCAAGCAACAGAAGCTCGACCGGGCCGTCGAGATATTATCAACCGCTAAGGATTTGGCACCGGCCGATGCCAGCGTTCGCAATGATTATGGCTACGCGTTAATGAGAATTGGCCGCTATGATCGTGCAGCGTTTGAGTTGCGCACGGCGTTTGAACTGTCTGAGGGCAACGCATCAAGTCGCCAGAATATGATCGCAGCCTATTATCTGGTCGGTGGAGATGCGTCTCTTTCAAACTTGCAGCGAGAAGTAGGTATGACTGACGATCAGATTCAACGGGGACGCGCCCTTGCGCGCACACTTTTGGAGGAGGCACCGTGA
- a CDS encoding cryptochrome/deoxyribodipyrimidine photo-lyase family protein: MQVFLLKRNLRLQDSDPFYEAMRGYRRFGPVLPLYIHEPSIIRQPDICLQHQNFIFETLDELSQEIRSIGGKLLELVGEAVPTLDVIHQIAPIARICTHQETTQGVQYERDKAVRKWCSRNSVKLVEFQQDGVVRAGCRDQKKQTFPEYFADSVNRELKDPGGIDLGVRFASTPLPSAPRVTIPRAQGYDRPFRQRGGRSEAEKLFKDFFSVGSINSYPFKLSSPNTAWEGCSRISAYLSYGIVSDRAVMKAIDDVVSSGHSYMDAAAFEKLQGRARFYLDRLMWRRNYLQMFEDDPTLEHRHALSQFDGVRISDREDPLFKAWQSGRTGFPFIDACVRCLKETGWLNMRGRAAITSFATMNLWHDSLNVAAFLAGEFLDYMPGIHWPIIQVVSGTASPQNGIMVYCPMKQALDHDKDGVFIRKYVPELSDLQAPHIHDLSRTTNHLSDLARRSGFLPYPAPIVDHIATARVAKKRVSYLQKGKVEVLSQDHESSSTSSVQLGLL, translated from the coding sequence ATGCAGGTTTTTTTACTCAAGCGGAATTTGCGTTTGCAAGATTCAGATCCCTTCTATGAGGCCATGAGGGGATATCGGCGCTTCGGACCGGTGTTGCCCCTCTACATCCATGAGCCCTCAATAATTCGCCAGCCTGACATCTGTCTTCAGCACCAAAATTTCATTTTTGAGACTCTTGACGAGCTTTCGCAAGAAATCCGGTCGATCGGAGGCAAGTTGCTCGAATTGGTGGGGGAGGCTGTGCCAACTCTGGATGTTATTCACCAAATTGCACCTATCGCACGTATCTGCACCCACCAGGAGACAACTCAGGGCGTCCAGTACGAAAGAGATAAGGCGGTGCGTAAGTGGTGCTCCAGAAACAGCGTAAAGCTTGTCGAGTTCCAACAGGATGGCGTGGTCAGAGCAGGTTGCAGAGACCAGAAAAAGCAAACGTTCCCCGAGTACTTTGCCGATTCGGTTAACCGTGAATTGAAAGATCCCGGGGGTATTGATTTGGGTGTCCGGTTTGCATCAACACCTCTTCCATCGGCACCAAGGGTTACCATTCCGCGGGCTCAGGGTTACGACAGGCCATTTCGTCAGCGTGGTGGGCGTAGTGAGGCCGAAAAGTTATTCAAAGACTTTTTTAGTGTCGGGTCTATCAACAGCTATCCATTCAAGTTATCCAGCCCGAACACTGCATGGGAAGGGTGTAGCCGGATTTCCGCTTACCTCTCTTACGGCATTGTATCTGACAGGGCCGTGATGAAAGCGATTGATGACGTTGTTTCCTCTGGCCACAGCTATATGGATGCGGCGGCTTTTGAGAAATTGCAGGGGCGCGCGAGGTTCTACCTGGATAGGCTGATGTGGCGACGGAACTACCTGCAGATGTTCGAGGACGATCCGACGCTCGAACACCGGCATGCCTTGTCACAATTCGACGGAGTGAGAATCTCTGACCGTGAAGACCCGCTGTTTAAAGCCTGGCAGAGCGGAAGAACTGGATTTCCGTTTATCGATGCCTGTGTCCGTTGCCTTAAAGAGACCGGTTGGTTAAACATGCGGGGCAGAGCCGCCATTACGTCGTTTGCGACTATGAACCTTTGGCACGATTCTCTCAATGTGGCGGCTTTTCTAGCTGGTGAATTCCTGGATTACATGCCTGGGATCCACTGGCCCATCATTCAGGTCGTCAGCGGTACCGCATCCCCCCAAAACGGAATCATGGTGTACTGTCCCATGAAGCAAGCGCTTGATCACGACAAAGATGGGGTATTCATTCGCAAATATGTGCCAGAGCTCTCTGACCTACAGGCACCGCACATCCACGACCTATCGCGAACGACTAACCATCTTTCTGATCTGGCCCGGCGTTCAGGGTTCTTGCCTTACCCGGCACCCATAGTCGACCACATTGCAACTGCACGGGTTGCGAAGAAACGTGTGAGCTATCTACAGAAGGGCAAGGTAGAGGTGTTATCCCAAGATCATGAGTCCTCCAGTACCAGTTCGGTTCAGCTCGGCTTGCTCTAA
- a CDS encoding carbon-nitrogen hydrolase family protein, whose product MKLNAAAIQMQTRVGDVSHNLGLAEKMVREAARSGARLIALPEFFTSAITPDERPYAAVLSAHNHAVSLLKRLASELDIWIGGSLLQEDHGEIYNRYVFVEPNHRLHTHDKDIPTMWENAFYVGGTDDGVMQSDLGVVGAAVCWELIREQTVQRMQGRVQIAMTGTHWWTVPSNWPGLSPKSLLLGTLARHNAQLSENAPSEFAKRLGVPVLQASHCGQFSGRFRLLAGLETTLPYSTHFVGATQIVDANGNVLGSRHTDQGPGIVHATINIQEPPLLNGHKNSRFWVPRLPWLMRRYWDQQNWATKPIYAKKGRQMGLAAAKRNFLKLTQDNLDD is encoded by the coding sequence ATGAAACTCAATGCTGCTGCAATTCAAATGCAAACCCGTGTTGGGGATGTGAGTCACAATTTAGGGCTGGCCGAAAAAATGGTGCGAGAGGCAGCGAGGAGCGGCGCTCGGCTAATTGCCCTTCCTGAGTTCTTTACGAGTGCAATCACTCCCGATGAACGCCCCTATGCCGCCGTTCTGAGTGCGCACAACCATGCTGTCAGCTTGCTGAAGCGATTAGCCAGCGAACTTGATATCTGGATAGGGGGTTCACTCCTCCAGGAAGATCACGGCGAAATATACAACCGCTATGTCTTCGTCGAACCTAACCATCGTCTCCACACCCATGACAAAGACATACCCACCATGTGGGAGAATGCCTTTTACGTTGGGGGAACTGATGATGGCGTAATGCAGTCTGACCTCGGCGTGGTGGGTGCCGCCGTTTGCTGGGAGCTGATACGCGAGCAAACCGTTCAGCGTATGCAAGGACGCGTGCAGATCGCGATGACCGGCACACACTGGTGGACAGTCCCAAGCAACTGGCCAGGATTGAGCCCCAAAAGCCTGCTTCTGGGCACCCTGGCAAGACACAATGCTCAGTTGAGCGAAAACGCGCCATCAGAGTTTGCCAAACGTCTTGGCGTGCCGGTCCTCCAAGCGAGCCATTGCGGGCAATTCTCTGGCCGCTTCAGGCTCCTGGCTGGACTAGAGACGACGTTGCCCTATTCCACCCACTTTGTAGGCGCAACTCAGATTGTTGACGCTAATGGCAACGTCTTGGGGAGTCGTCACACCGACCAAGGTCCCGGCATTGTGCACGCCACCATCAACATACAAGAGCCCCCCCTGCTTAATGGACATAAAAACAGCCGCTTTTGGGTTCCCCGATTGCCATGGCTAATGCGCCGTTACTGGGACCAACAAAACTGGGCAACAAAACCAATCTATGCCAAAAAAGGGCGTCAGATGGGATTGGCGGCCGCTAAAAGAAACTTCCTCAAATTAACTCAGGATAATCTCGATGACTGA